TCGGTATGGTTTTATGTACAGCGCGATTCAATTACAGGTGCCGATATTTTTAAAAATGCACAGCACACCAGCATTGAATGTTTGCCGGGTCATTACCGTCCGGTAGAATCTTTCTATTCCATTCCTCCGCTCACCGTTACTTCAAAAACCACTTGGGAAAACGGCAAAATAACCGAGCAGAGTTATTACAATGCAACTGGTCGTTGCATCTTGCAAGTACGTTTCCGCGATGCGAAGCTTATTTCCGGCTCGCGTTATGATTCAGCCACGCAGCAAACCATTATCTGGGCAGAAGCACCGCCGCAAAGTAAAGAGCCTATGCTGATGACCATTAAATCGGCCACATGGCAAACACGTTGCTACGGCAGCATGCTCGATACCGCCACGCGCCACGGCTATTGGGAATTTTACGATACACGAGGAAATACCTATGCCAAAGGTTACTACAACCGAAACCAGCGTAATGGCGCGTGGGAAGAAACAGATACGCTTACCGGTGTAATTATGCGCGGGAATTATATGAATGACATGCGCTCGGGAACGTGGAAAGAGGTTGATCACGTAAGTGGTAATGTCTGGATGGGAAATTATGTAAACGGCAAACGAAATGGAAAATGGGTACTCCGCAAACCCGACGGAACAATAATTGAACGGAAACGTTATTAAGAGCCTGAGGTACACAAAACAATAAATACAGATAAAAATTTGGGTTAATCGAAAAACTGTTGTAACGTTGCAAAACAGAAAAACAAATGCAAAAACAACTCAATAACTATTTCTTCTTTTTCAACGCAATGCGGTGAAAAGGAAGGTTATTGACCAAACTATAACAAAAAGCCTTCCCTGCACGGAAGGCTTTTTTTATGCCATGAAAAGACAGACATCAACAGTTTTCTTTTATTTCTTCTTCATCCAGCCATGAGGCAGGAAAGCTATTGTATGCACAAAGCCCTGCCCGAAAAGCAGGGCTTTTTTAGTAATAGAATTCTAGAACTCATCTCACACATAATCATCACTACCATGAGAAATCATTTCATTGCCATTCAGGGTTCACTTTCTTCCTTTCATGATCTTGCTGCGCGAAAATACTTCGGCGAAGATGTTTCTGTTTTGCAGTGCGGCTCATTCAGAGAAGTATGCGAAAGAATATGTAACAACGAGTGTGATTACGGCATTATCGCCATCGAAAACAAAGTGGCCGGGAGCATCCTGTTAAATTACCAGCTTATTGAGCTGTTCAAACTTAATGTAATCGGCGAAGTTTTTGTTCCTGTTGAATTGCATCTCCTGGGCCCGGCAGGAATGAAAATGAGTGAAGTAAAGGAAATACTTTCTCACCCCGTGGCACTGGGTCAGTCGCAGTTATTTCTTTCCAAACTGCGTAATGTGGTAATAAATGAATACAAAGATACTGCCACCTGTGCCTCTATGGTTGCCGGCGGCTTACAGAATGGGCTGGCTGTAATTGCCGGTTCTGCTGTTGCTCAAAAGTTCGGACTGGAGATAATTTCACCGAATATATGCGATACGGAATTGAATTACACCCGCTTTTACATATTAAGTAAAGGGCAGGACTATCCTGAAAATCCGAACAAGGCATCCGTAACCATCCGTACTGCTCACACACCGGGTAGTCTGGCCGGGGCATTGAGTTGTTTAGCCAGTCATTCGCTTAATGTAACCAAAATCCAGAGCGTACCTGTTCCCGGCCACATACATGAATATTCATTTCATCTCGACATTGAATTTACCAATAAAGCCTGTCTGGAAAATGGGCTTCTCGAATTGAAATCCTGCACTAAATCTGTTCATCTGCATGGTATGTACCGCAGTGCAACACCTCACTAAGAGCCTGTTTAAAATTTGTTTTTGAGATTTGTTTTGAGCACATTTTTTCTCAGACAAGGCGTGTTTTGCAGGCGATCCTTGGAGAGGATCGACAAAAAACAGAACGCAGGATGAGGAAAAATGTGCCGAAACAAAGCCAAAGGATGAATTTTAAACAGGCTCTAAGTAAAATACGTATTTCACTAACGATTCATATAAACTGAATATGAACCCACCAAAACCACACGCTGCAAATGCGGCATCGCTTATATTACAAAAAAACGTTGTAATTGCCGGCCCCTGTAGTGCCGAAACGGAAACACAGGTTATTTCAACGGCCGAAAAACTGGCCGCCACAGGTAAAGTACATTTGCTCAGAGCCGGAGCTTGGAAACCACGTACTTCGCCGGGTGAATTTGAAGGTGTTGGAATAAAGGCGCTGCCCTGGCTGGCCGAAGCCCGCCTGCGAACCGGTTTGCCATTTGGCGTGGAAGTAGCCACTGCTCGCCATGCTGAAGACGCGATGCTTTATGAAGCTGATTTTCTCTGGATTGGCGCGCGTACTACGGTTAATCCTTTCGCTGTGCAGCAAATTGCCGATGCACTGCGAAATACCAATGTACCGGTACTTGTAAAAAATCCGGTAAATCCCGATGTGAAACTCTGGGCCGGCGCAGTTGAACGTGTAATGCGTGCAGGCATTGTACATACCGCAATCATTCATCGCGGTTTTAGCGTATATGGATATACACACCACCGGAATGCTCCGCTTTGGCAACTGCCTATCGAAATGAAACGGCTTTTCCCTCAGCTTCCCCTCATTACCGATCCGTCGCACATTTGCGGACAACGAAATTCGCTGGCTGCTGTTATTCAACAAGCTATTGATCTTGGCAGCGACGGATTAATGATAGAAGTTCACGAAAACCCCGACCAGGCCCGGACCGACCGTGAACAACAACTTACCCCGGCACAATTCAATGAGCTGCTTGACCGTATAGCTCATAAAAAAACAAACTCCGCCAATCCCGAATATTCACAAAGGCTGCACCAGCTGCGCAGCACAATTGATAATATCGACGATGAGCTCTTTTCACAAATTTCAGACCGCATGCGTGTGGCCTCAGCAATCGGAATGCTCAAACAGGAAAACAACATCACTGTATTGCAGTCTTCCCGATGGAATGAAATTATGCAACGCGCAATGGAAAAGGGGCAAAAGCTCGGACTGAGTGAATCATTTGTCCGCACCTATATGCAGGCACTGCATCTCGAAAGTATCCGTATTCAGCAACTCAATCAATAAGCAGGTTAAGAAACTGACCGGTGTAAATGATTTTAATTATCTGCCCAAAGCCAATGAAAACTGAAAAAGTGACAAGTCGAAAAAAAACAGCCGCAGACAAAACGTGCATGCGGCTGTTGTTTGAGGCTCTTATTTTCCGACTTTTTTTATCCGGTCAAGTTCATTGAGTTCAATCACCGCATTTTCGTATTTCGGATCAACTTCGAGTGCTTTTTTGAACATGGCCTCGGCATTGGCAATATCGCCTTTTTCCTTGTAGCAGTAGCCCATGCCGTAATAACCGCGTGGCTCTTTCGGGTTGTCTTTGATGCAGAGGTTGAAATACTCCATGCCTTTTGTGGGGTCGTTCAGCTCAACCGTATGCAGGTAGCCGAGGTTGAAATGGGCATCAAAATGATTGGGATTAAGCTGCAACAAGGTGTTGTATGCTTCCAGTGCAGGATTGTACTGCTGCGTATTCTGGTAAAACATGCCGAGGTGATAAAATGCCTCCTGACTTTGCGGCTGAACTTTAAGCGCATTGGAATAGTACTGTGTGGCCATTGGGTCTTTCTTTGATGCTGCAATTACACCCAGCTGAATCCAGGCATTGTAGTAGTCGGGATCCTGCTCCACGGCCGTTTGCATGCTCGATATGGCTTTGGCGGTATCGCCGGTTTCTTTAAAGGCCATGCCTTTCATGAAATATGCCTGCGAATTATTTACGTCGATACGCAGCACACGGTCGAGCAGCGACAATTCTTCTTCGTATTTGCGGAGGTAGTGTTTCATTTGCGCCAGTCGCAGCAAGCCATCAACATTCTCAGGGTGAAGCTCCACCAGGCGTATCAGCAGTTCGTTGGCGCGGCGGGTTTGGTTGGTGAAGAAATACACATCTACACCGGCGCTGAGGTACTCGGCTTTGCTGCTGTCTAATTTCAGCACGCGGTTTACATCGGCCAGTGCGGCTTCGTAGTTTTTTACATTGATGTAATGCCGCGAGCGTTCGATGTACAAATCAAGATTGTTAGGCTCTTTCAGCAGCTTATCATTGATGGCCTGCAGTTTCAGGGCCATTGAATCTTTGGGCGCAGGTTTATCAGCAGGAGTACCCTCGCCGCAGCCGGCCGAGAAGTTGAGCAGGAATGCCGCAAAAGGCAGCAGAAGAAGTACGCGAATGGACATAATTAACTGGTGTGCATGAAAAAACACATCCCGAAGGTACACACTCTTTGCAAGTTGTGATACTCCGGGATGTGTAAGCGGCTAATTTCGCTTTGCCGGTGGCGCCTTCTGTCGGGTCTTACTGCCGACGCGGGCGGCCGTTTCCGGCGGCGAATGCTTTTGTGTGTACTTTTCCGGGCGTGCCTATGCTGCTTTTTCTCCGGCAATTTGCATGTGTTGATCAGTCTGCATTACGGTGCATGCCCAATCTTCTTCTCTTCCATCGCTCACTCCTTGCAAATTGCCATTTCTGCTTCACGCCATCCTCACCACCGCTGCGCAACTGCAAAAACGGACACAGCCAGGCTAACCATGGCAAATGACTGTGCCGTTTTTGCCGCTTTAGTATTTAGCAGCGGCTTATCCTGCTGCTCAGCTTTCAACTGCAGCTTCGGGCGCCGGAACACCGCTCAGGGCTTCACGGATTTGCGCTTCTATGCGCTCCATGACTTCGGGATTGTCGGCAAAGAGGTTCTTCACCGCATCGCGTCCCTGACCTAATTTCATATCCTCGTAGCTGAACCACGAGCCGCTTTTCTTGATAATGCCGTGTTCCACACCGAGGTCGATGATTTCACCCACACGCGAAATGCCTTCGCCGAAGAGAATATCAAACTCAGCCTGACGGAACGGCGGCGCTACCTTGTTCTTAACCACTTTCACACGGGCACGGTTGCCGGTGGCGGTTTCTCCGTCTTTAATTTGTCCGGCACGGCGGATGTCGAGACGCACCGAAGCATAAAACTTAAGCGCATTACCGCCGGTGGTGGTTTCGGGGTTACCGAACATTACACCAATTTTCTCGCGCAGCTGGTTGATGAATACGCAGCAGCAGCCGGTTTTGCTGATGTTGGCTGTGAGTTTACGCAAGGCCTGCGACATCAAACGCGCCTGCAAACCCATTTTCGAATCGCCCATTTCACCTTCGATCTCTGCTTTGGGCGTAAGTGCCGCCACCGAGTCGATTACCAGAATATCCACCGCACCCGAACGAATCAGGTTATCGGCAATTTCCAGTGCCTGTTCGCCATTGTCGGGCTGCGAAATAAGCAGGCTTTCAATATCCACGCCTAATTTCTGTGCATAAAAACGGTCAAACGCGTGCTCCGCATCCACAATGGCTGCAATGCCGCCCTGCTTCTGCACTTCGGCAATGGCATGAATGGCCAGCGTAGTTTTACCGGATGATTCGGGACCGTAAATCTCAATAATACGGCCTTTGGGATAACCGCCCACACCCAGCGCAATATCCAGCGCCAGCGAACCGGTGGGAATTACTTCCATAGCCTCCACCGGACTATCGCCCAGCTTCATAATTGTTCCTTTGCCGTAGGTCTTCTCAAGTTTATCAATCGTCAACTGCAATGCCTTCAACTTCTCTTTGTTCACTTCCTTTTCTTTGCTGTCTTTAGCCATGGTAATGGTTGTTAAGGTTCTTTTTATGTAATAATTGGCTTGGGAACGGATTCAGCGTTCTTTCCGATGCAAACCTACAAATAAGGTTTTACGTGTCAAGTTTTTTGACGAAAATTTTATTAACAACGCTTAATATTTCATACTGAAATGAGCGTTAAAACCAAAACAATAATCACATTATCAGTACATTATAAAAATATAGCGGAATAAAATATTTTTTATCCCGCCACACTGTTTTTAATAGCTAAAGGTAATAATCCGGTTCTTTACCCAAGAATCTGAGCCGCATGTCCGGCCGTATCCACCTCCGAAATTACTTCCTCAATCTTCCCTTTTTCGTTGATTACGAAAGTAGTACGGTTTATTCCGTCGAAAATACGTCCCATAAACTGCTTTTTACCCCACACATCATACGCCTTAATAAGCGAAAGCTCGGGATCGGAAATGAGCGGAAAAGGCAGATCGTACTTATTGATAAAGCTCTGGTGTTTCTTCACCGTATCGGCACTTACGCCAAGCACGGCATAACCGGCCTTTAACATGGCTTTGT
The Bacteroidota bacterium genome window above contains:
- a CDS encoding bifunctional 3-deoxy-7-phosphoheptulonate synthase/chorismate mutase type II, whose protein sequence is MNPPKPHAANAASLILQKNVVIAGPCSAETETQVISTAEKLAATGKVHLLRAGAWKPRTSPGEFEGVGIKALPWLAEARLRTGLPFGVEVATARHAEDAMLYEADFLWIGARTTVNPFAVQQIADALRNTNVPVLVKNPVNPDVKLWAGAVERVMRAGIVHTAIIHRGFSVYGYTHHRNAPLWQLPIEMKRLFPQLPLITDPSHICGQRNSLAAVIQQAIDLGSDGLMIEVHENPDQARTDREQQLTPAQFNELLDRIAHKKTNSANPEYSQRLHQLRSTIDNIDDELFSQISDRMRVASAIGMLKQENNITVLQSSRWNEIMQRAMEKGQKLGLSESFVRTYMQALHLESIRIQQLNQ
- a CDS encoding tetratricopeptide repeat protein, whose translation is MSIRVLLLLPFAAFLLNFSAGCGEGTPADKPAPKDSMALKLQAINDKLLKEPNNLDLYIERSRHYINVKNYEAALADVNRVLKLDSSKAEYLSAGVDVYFFTNQTRRANELLIRLVELHPENVDGLLRLAQMKHYLRKYEEELSLLDRVLRIDVNNSQAYFMKGMAFKETGDTAKAISSMQTAVEQDPDYYNAWIQLGVIAASKKDPMATQYYSNALKVQPQSQEAFYHLGMFYQNTQQYNPALEAYNTLLQLNPNHFDAHFNLGYLHTVELNDPTKGMEYFNLCIKDNPKEPRGYYGMGYCYKEKGDIANAEAMFKKALEVDPKYENAVIELNELDRIKKVGK
- a CDS encoding prephenate dehydratase, which encodes MRNHFIAIQGSLSSFHDLAARKYFGEDVSVLQCGSFREVCERICNNECDYGIIAIENKVAGSILLNYQLIELFKLNVIGEVFVPVELHLLGPAGMKMSEVKEILSHPVALGQSQLFLSKLRNVVINEYKDTATCASMVAGGLQNGLAVIAGSAVAQKFGLEIISPNICDTELNYTRFYILSKGQDYPENPNKASVTIRTAHTPGSLAGALSCLASHSLNVTKIQSVPVPGHIHEYSFHLDIEFTNKACLENGLLELKSCTKSVHLHGMYRSATPH
- the recA gene encoding recombinase RecA, whose product is MAKDSKEKEVNKEKLKALQLTIDKLEKTYGKGTIMKLGDSPVEAMEVIPTGSLALDIALGVGGYPKGRIIEIYGPESSGKTTLAIHAIAEVQKQGGIAAIVDAEHAFDRFYAQKLGVDIESLLISQPDNGEQALEIADNLIRSGAVDILVIDSVAALTPKAEIEGEMGDSKMGLQARLMSQALRKLTANISKTGCCCVFINQLREKIGVMFGNPETTTGGNALKFYASVRLDIRRAGQIKDGETATGNRARVKVVKNKVAPPFRQAEFDILFGEGISRVGEIIDLGVEHGIIKKSGSWFSYEDMKLGQGRDAVKNLFADNPEVMERIEAQIREALSGVPAPEAAVES
- the bcp gene encoding thioredoxin-dependent thiol peroxidase is translated as MTILHKFLIKAAKHVAFEKHHTKLKAGDKAPAIHGILHDGTEFDAKNYKGKKIVLYFYPKDSTPACTAQACSLRDNYKAMLKAGYAVLGVSADTVKKHQSFINKYDLPFPLISDPELSLIKAYDVWGKKQFMGRIFDGINRTTFVINEKGKIEEVISEVDTAGHAAQILG